One window of Fodinicurvata sediminis DSM 21159 genomic DNA carries:
- the trpC gene encoding indole-3-glycerol phosphate synthase TrpC gives MSDVLEQICSEKRKHIEERKQLLSVDELDKIIAANGKARGFHRALKEKAADSGYGLICEIKKASPSKGLIRKDFDPAELAEAYTRGGATCLSVLTDIPYFQGSDDHLRMARTASSLPVLRKDFMLEPYQILESRALGADCVLLILAALSQKQAEELERLAIDLGMDVLLEVHDELELDRALNLHSPLIGINNRDLKTLEVDIETTEKLAPKITEDRFLIAESGLYQASDLHRLAKAGARGFLIGESLMRQDDVEEAARALQPEEAGRP, from the coding sequence GTGAGCGACGTTCTTGAACAGATTTGCAGTGAAAAGCGCAAGCACATAGAAGAGCGAAAGCAGCTTCTATCTGTGGACGAGCTTGACAAGATCATAGCTGCCAACGGGAAAGCCCGTGGCTTTCACCGCGCTTTGAAGGAGAAGGCCGCCGATTCAGGCTATGGACTGATTTGCGAAATCAAGAAAGCATCTCCCTCTAAAGGTCTCATCCGCAAGGATTTTGATCCTGCGGAACTTGCTGAAGCCTATACGCGTGGTGGCGCAACCTGCCTGTCCGTCTTGACGGATATTCCCTATTTCCAGGGCAGCGACGATCATCTGAGAATGGCTCGTACGGCAAGCTCCCTGCCCGTCTTGCGCAAGGACTTCATGCTTGAGCCCTACCAGATCCTCGAATCCCGTGCACTCGGCGCCGATTGCGTGCTTCTGATCCTGGCGGCTCTGTCCCAGAAACAGGCCGAGGAACTTGAGCGACTGGCCATAGATCTGGGTATGGATGTATTGCTCGAGGTCCATGACGAACTGGAGCTGGATCGGGCTCTCAACCTTCATTCTCCGCTGATTGGCATCAACAATCGTGATCTCAAGACTCTGGAAGTCGATATTGAGACAACAGAAAAACTTGCGCCGAAGATTACAGAGGATCGTTTCCTGATCGCGGAAAGTGGGCTTTACCAGGCCAGTGACCTGCACCGCCTTGCCAAGGCCGGCGCACGCGGCTTCCTGATCGGGGAATCCTTGATGCGGCAGGATGATGTAGAGGAAGCCGCACGCGCCTTGCAGCCCGAGGAAGCGGGACGTCCATGA
- the trpD gene encoding anthranilate phosphoribosyltransferase — MTDLKQLIGTVAEGVPLDEIQAETAFDVIMSGDATPAQIGGFLMALRVRGESVPEIIGAARAMRGKMHAIDAPPDAIDTCGTGGDAKGTFNISTAAAFVVAACGVPVAKHGNRALSSKSGAADVLTALGVNIEAETELVSHALREAGTCFLMATRHHSAMRHVGPARVELGTRTIFNILGPLCNPARVKRQILGVFNQDWLMPLAEVLKGLGHEKAWVVHGEHGFDELTSAGLTHVVSLNSGHIEAFDIDPRDYGLRSAAPEELRGGDAEQNAQALRAFLKGAPGALRDTILLTSAGALVVADKVETLSQGLEMAAEAVDSGRAALVLDRLVSITNTEPKQ; from the coding sequence ATGACGGACTTAAAGCAGCTTATCGGAACTGTTGCCGAAGGCGTACCGCTCGATGAAATCCAGGCGGAAACGGCTTTTGATGTCATAATGTCGGGGGATGCCACTCCGGCCCAGATCGGTGGATTTCTGATGGCTTTGCGGGTGCGCGGTGAAAGCGTCCCCGAAATCATTGGTGCAGCTCGGGCCATGCGCGGGAAAATGCACGCAATCGATGCGCCACCTGATGCGATTGATACCTGCGGCACGGGCGGAGATGCCAAGGGAACCTTCAACATCTCGACAGCAGCTGCCTTTGTTGTCGCGGCCTGCGGTGTACCTGTGGCCAAGCATGGCAACCGCGCACTGTCCTCGAAAAGCGGGGCCGCGGACGTTCTGACAGCGCTTGGTGTGAACATTGAAGCCGAGACTGAACTTGTCAGCCATGCTCTGAGAGAGGCCGGAACCTGCTTTCTCATGGCGACCCGCCATCACAGCGCCATGCGTCATGTGGGGCCCGCACGTGTGGAACTGGGGACACGGACCATATTCAATATCCTGGGTCCACTGTGCAATCCAGCGCGCGTCAAGCGACAGATACTGGGCGTCTTCAATCAGGATTGGTTGATGCCCTTGGCCGAGGTCCTGAAAGGACTGGGACATGAAAAGGCCTGGGTCGTCCATGGTGAACATGGCTTCGACGAATTGACTTCGGCAGGGCTCACCCACGTGGTCTCTCTGAATTCAGGACACATCGAAGCGTTCGACATCGACCCCAGGGATTACGGCTTGCGTTCAGCAGCCCCTGAAGAACTTCGAGGCGGGGATGCAGAGCAGAATGCCCAGGCCTTGCGTGCCTTCCTGAAGGGAGCGCCGGGAGCGCTTCGGGACACCATCCTGTTGACGTCTGCAGGGGCTCTGGTAGTCGCGGACAAGGTGGAAACCCTGTCCCAGGGCCTCGAGATGGCAGCCGAAGCCGTAGACAGTGGACGGGCCGCATTGGTTCTGGACAGGCTCGTGTCAATTACCAACACGGAGCCTAAGCAGTGA
- a CDS encoding anthranilate synthase component II, with translation MFVLIDNYDSFTYNLYHYLGEIGAESVVYRNDAISPDEVMAMDPEGIVLSPGPCTPSEAGICLDLIAKASGRIPILGVCLGHQAIGQAFGGRVVRAPMPLHGKLSSVSHKNSDVFETLPSPFNVTRYHSLLLDRDSMPDELEITAETDDGLVMGLHHRDKPLYGVQFHPESIASEYGHELLANFVKLARRTNA, from the coding sequence ATGTTCGTCCTGATCGATAATTACGACAGCTTTACTTACAATCTGTACCACTATCTCGGGGAAATAGGGGCCGAGTCCGTCGTCTATCGGAATGACGCGATCTCACCGGACGAAGTCATGGCCATGGATCCGGAAGGAATCGTGTTGTCACCTGGCCCGTGCACGCCCAGTGAAGCAGGAATCTGCCTGGACTTGATCGCCAAGGCTTCCGGACGCATTCCCATTCTGGGTGTTTGTCTGGGACACCAGGCCATCGGCCAGGCCTTTGGTGGAAGAGTTGTGCGCGCACCCATGCCCTTGCATGGAAAACTCAGCAGTGTATCCCACAAGAACAGCGATGTTTTCGAGACATTGCCCTCCCCCTTCAACGTTACACGCTATCATTCCCTCCTGCTGGACAGGGACAGTATGCCGGATGAACTTGAGATAACCGCCGAGACGGATGACGGGCTGGTGATGGGCTTGCACCACCGCGACAAGCCCTTGTATGGCGTACAGTTCCATCCGGAATCCATCGCTTCGGAATACGGACATGAATTGCTTGCCAATTTCGTGAAACTGGCTCGCAGAACCAACGCTTGA
- the cueR gene encoding Cu(I)-responsive transcriptional regulator — MNIGQAARKSGVPAKTIRYYESVGLIDPAERTSSGYRVYSGREVQILRFIQRARSLGFSVRQVSELMALWQDRQRSSAQVKALARFHLQEIELKIEELSDMRDTLFDLMEKCHGDGRPDCPILKELAKDGVGGKKAET; from the coding sequence ATGAACATCGGACAAGCTGCCAGGAAATCCGGCGTACCTGCAAAAACGATCCGCTATTATGAGTCCGTGGGCCTGATTGATCCGGCAGAGCGCACATCAAGCGGCTATCGTGTGTATTCCGGCAGGGAAGTGCAAATTCTTCGATTCATACAACGCGCCAGAAGCCTTGGTTTTTCCGTTCGACAGGTTTCGGAACTTATGGCCCTCTGGCAGGACAGGCAGCGCAGCAGCGCCCAGGTCAAGGCTCTTGCCCGATTTCACTTGCAGGAGATTGAACTGAAAATCGAGGAATTGAGCGACATGCGTGACACACTGTTCGACTTGATGGAAAAATGCCATGGAGATGGAAGGCCGGATTGTCCAATTCTCAAAGAGCTTGCAAAAGATGGCGTAGGCGGAAAGAAGGCTGAAACCTGA
- a CDS encoding divergent polysaccharide deacetylase family protein has protein sequence MTGKRITIFGLGILLTLGVAVAFGLPGNEVPDRESQNLVEGRTEQLNPVASPGEVAGIWPIPEAKQPDRPEVLPPPDLGGTKPAAVSASPWKTYSVAAEKPDGTPRIAIIIDDVGVNRPAARKAAKLAPPFTLSYLSYADNVEELIAEAQVNGHEIMLHLPMEPMNGDIDPGPRALKSDQALEERQQDLEWALERFGQYVGVNNHMGSRLTADRQAMEQVLGEIKRRGLLFVDSKTSSDTVALEVARELSIPSVGRDVFLDHEQTRSFVEAQLALLENIALEHGSAVGIGHPHEVTLEVLAEWHEDLKQRGFTLVPVSSIVTDTYERIAGLSIATPPEVPEESSTKRQ, from the coding sequence ATGACGGGTAAGCGTATCACCATTTTTGGCTTAGGAATCCTGCTTACCCTGGGAGTGGCGGTCGCATTTGGCCTTCCCGGAAACGAAGTACCGGATCGGGAAAGTCAGAATCTAGTCGAAGGTCGGACCGAGCAATTGAACCCGGTCGCATCGCCTGGTGAAGTGGCTGGTATATGGCCAATCCCCGAAGCCAAACAACCGGATAGACCTGAAGTGTTGCCGCCCCCCGATTTAGGTGGGACCAAGCCGGCAGCTGTGAGTGCTTCCCCATGGAAGACTTACAGCGTAGCTGCGGAAAAGCCGGATGGGACACCACGCATTGCAATCATCATTGACGATGTTGGGGTGAACAGGCCTGCGGCAAGAAAGGCAGCCAAGCTGGCTCCGCCTTTCACTCTTTCTTATCTGAGCTACGCAGATAACGTGGAGGAATTGATTGCCGAGGCCCAGGTAAATGGCCACGAGATCATGCTCCACTTGCCCATGGAACCGATGAATGGCGACATCGATCCCGGTCCACGGGCACTGAAATCTGATCAGGCTCTTGAAGAGCGACAGCAGGATCTGGAATGGGCATTAGAACGTTTTGGGCAATACGTGGGCGTAAACAACCATATGGGGAGCCGTCTGACAGCTGACCGGCAAGCCATGGAGCAAGTTCTGGGGGAAATCAAAAGGCGTGGCCTTCTGTTTGTCGATTCGAAAACATCTTCGGATACGGTTGCCCTGGAGGTTGCGCGCGAACTGTCCATTCCCTCTGTCGGCCGCGATGTTTTTCTCGATCACGAACAAACTCGATCGTTCGTAGAAGCTCAGCTGGCGCTGTTGGAGAATATAGCACTCGAGCATGGCAGTGCGGTCGGGATCGGGCATCCGCACGAAGTAACACTGGAGGTTCTTGCCGAATGGCATGAAGACCTCAAGCAACGCGGCTTCACGCTTGTTCCGGTCAGTTCGATAGTGACCGATACCTATGAACGAATTGCCGGTTTATCCATTGCGACGCCCCCGGAAGTGCCTGAAGAAAGCAGCACCAAGCGCCAGTAG
- a CDS encoding TVP38/TMEM64 family protein — MSEIRKSAGQSLLLWFYRNRGWLKKSATALLLISGLAAYFLSGLQEKLTLDFFVEHLERMQNFARAHPIKSGFLYLAFLIVVTAFNVPAVAVVTVTSGAVFPIWQAGIYSSLGPTLGGLLPYWAARYTFRDSFSRIAGTRAQSLEGAFRENALLYMIVLRLLPVMPVWLVNIIAGLLNVRLKTYVIGTAIGGLPCTLVWVILGDGIGQTLKDGQSITPSALLEPKIVAALTGLSLLALGAAFFRHFRGRRNG; from the coding sequence GTGAGTGAGATTCGCAAATCGGCAGGACAATCGCTGCTTCTCTGGTTTTATCGCAATCGTGGTTGGCTCAAGAAATCAGCAACAGCATTGCTTTTGATCAGCGGGCTCGCAGCGTATTTCCTTTCCGGCCTTCAGGAAAAACTGACGCTGGATTTCTTTGTCGAGCATCTTGAGCGTATGCAGAATTTCGCCCGCGCGCACCCGATAAAATCCGGATTCTTGTACCTCGCTTTCCTGATTGTGGTGACAGCCTTCAATGTGCCAGCTGTCGCTGTCGTCACCGTTACCAGCGGCGCCGTCTTTCCGATCTGGCAAGCCGGTATCTATTCTTCCTTGGGCCCCACTCTGGGCGGGCTTCTGCCCTATTGGGCGGCTCGCTATACCTTCCGTGATAGTTTTTCGCGAATAGCCGGAACAAGGGCGCAGTCCCTGGAGGGCGCATTTCGAGAAAACGCGCTGTTATACATGATTGTTCTAAGGTTGCTGCCTGTAATGCCGGTCTGGCTGGTCAACATTATTGCCGGATTGTTGAACGTCAGGCTCAAGACCTATGTGATCGGAACCGCGATAGGTGGGCTGCCCTGTACACTGGTTTGGGTTATTCTTGGCGACGGAATTGGACAGACTTTGAAAGACGGACAAAGCATTACACCTTCGGCCCTTCTTGAGCCAAAGATCGTGGCAGCTCTGACAGGCCTGTCACTACTGGCGCTTGGTGCTGCTTTCTTCAGGCACTTCCGGGGGCGTCGCAATGGATAA
- a CDS encoding gamma-glutamyl-gamma-aminobutyrate hydrolase family protein, whose product MKKPLIAVTSSRRRALFTANLNRFALWRAGASSIRLYPGKSCDPHQIDGLLIGGGDDIDVRLYDHDLFLETRIDPERDRMEIKLLEYALKHSLPVFGICRGAQILNVFLGGNLIQDIYQKYEGLRRQSTTLPKKWIDIHKESKLAAILKQDRCRVNSLHHQAIDQLGRGLTTVAHDEARIIQAVENKAERFLVAVQWHPELLVFDSAQQNLFRTFVGAARQYQEARQKL is encoded by the coding sequence GTGAAAAAACCCCTTATAGCTGTTACCAGTTCCCGTCGTCGTGCCCTGTTTACGGCAAACCTAAACAGATTCGCTCTATGGCGTGCGGGCGCCTCGTCCATCCGTCTGTATCCAGGCAAGAGCTGTGATCCACATCAGATTGACGGCTTACTGATCGGTGGCGGGGACGATATTGATGTCCGTCTCTATGACCATGACCTGTTCCTGGAAACACGTATAGATCCGGAACGCGATCGTATGGAAATCAAGCTGCTTGAGTATGCCCTCAAGCACAGTCTGCCGGTGTTCGGAATTTGCCGAGGCGCCCAGATCCTTAACGTTTTCCTGGGCGGTAATCTAATCCAGGACATCTACCAGAAGTACGAAGGCCTTCGCAGGCAAAGCACAACTCTGCCCAAGAAGTGGATCGACATTCACAAGGAAAGCAAGCTTGCTGCTATCCTGAAACAGGATCGTTGCCGCGTTAATTCCTTGCACCATCAGGCCATAGATCAGCTTGGTCGCGGACTGACGACCGTTGCACATGACGAAGCCCGCATTATTCAGGCCGTAGAGAACAAGGCTGAGCGTTTCCTTGTTGCTGTCCAGTGGCACCCTGAACTGTTGGTCTTCGACAGCGCCCAGCAGAATCTGTTCCGAACTTTCGTTGGGGCCGCACGCCAGTACCAAGAGGCACGTCAAAAGCTGTGA
- a CDS encoding amidoligase family protein produces MIETLQSPPLEENESGQIRNVGVELEFSSLSALRSAELIQKRFGGEIISQDPHYFEIKDTSIGDFECKLDVRYAHHSEDKEGTAKRLLGGLVKEEKLDDMLRRTEAFIGDLSEGWLPTEIVGPPIPYTKIPQMDELVGDLIDEGAEGTEGSWAYAFGVQLNPEISASDADYLLRHLQAYCLLSDWLRETISIDVTRRILPFVDRFPVAYVKLILQKDYQPSREQLIDDYLEYNPTRNRELDMLPLFRYLDEQRVMRQITSSLVKARPTFHYRLPNASFNKPGWSVTGEWNRWLKVEKLAHARDKLSDMARAFLENQNKLFHSNWARMSAQWLEQ; encoded by the coding sequence ATGATCGAAACGCTGCAATCCCCTCCTCTTGAAGAGAACGAATCCGGTCAGATTCGAAATGTCGGTGTTGAACTCGAGTTCAGCAGTCTTTCTGCACTTCGTTCGGCCGAATTGATCCAGAAGCGTTTCGGTGGGGAAATCATCAGTCAGGACCCACATTATTTTGAAATCAAGGACACAAGTATCGGCGATTTCGAATGCAAACTCGATGTCCGCTATGCCCATCATTCCGAAGATAAGGAAGGAACGGCAAAAAGACTTCTGGGCGGCCTGGTCAAGGAAGAGAAACTTGACGACATGTTACGGCGTACGGAGGCATTTATCGGGGATCTGAGTGAAGGTTGGCTGCCGACAGAGATCGTCGGACCACCAATTCCCTATACAAAGATTCCGCAAATGGATGAATTGGTCGGTGACCTCATCGACGAAGGCGCAGAGGGTACGGAAGGCTCCTGGGCCTACGCATTCGGCGTTCAGTTGAACCCCGAAATTTCGGCCAGCGATGCAGACTATCTTCTGAGGCATCTCCAGGCCTATTGCCTGCTGTCGGACTGGTTGCGGGAAACCATAAGCATCGATGTCACCCGGCGTATCCTGCCCTTCGTCGATCGCTTCCCTGTTGCTTACGTTAAATTGATCCTCCAAAAAGATTATCAACCTTCGCGAGAGCAACTGATTGACGATTACCTAGAGTACAATCCGACCCGCAATCGTGAACTCGATATGCTGCCGCTCTTCCGCTACCTGGACGAACAGAGGGTCATGAGGCAGATAACAAGCTCACTGGTGAAAGCCAGACCGACCTTCCATTACCGACTTCCAAATGCATCATTCAACAAACCGGGCTGGAGTGTGACTGGCGAGTGGAATCGATGGCTGAAAGTCGAAAAACTGGCCCATGCAAGAGACAAGCTTTCCGATATGGCCCGGGCCTTTCTGGAAAACCAGAATAAACTGTTTCACAGCAACTGGGCCAGAATGTCGGCGCAGTGGCTGGAACAGTGA
- the trpE gene encoding anthranilate synthase component I, with the protein MQTYPAFEEFRKNLETGTPQLVWTTLVTDLETPVSAFLKLADSLPYSFLFESVEGGSTIGRYSFITLKPDLIWKAYQGASEINRQALEKPDAFEQESGNPLDNLKRLVRECEVDLPEHLPPMATSLIGYVGYDMVRYMEKLPEENPDTLGLPESFFVRPTVTAVFDRVEDVVTILTPVWPAEEISAEEAHQGALQRLQAIMEDFDKPLNRKTEQTDLPPVTLDVDANIPKERYLEMVEQAREYIAAGDIYQVVLGQRFSVPFDLPAFSLYRALRRLNPSPFLFYLNFGDFSLVGSSPEILVRLRDGTVTIRPLAGTRKRGATPAEDRALAEDLLSDPKERAEHLMLLDLGRNDVGRVSKIGSVKVTEKFQIEYYSHVMHISSNVEGQIAPQYDAIDALMAGFPAGTVSGAPKVRAMEVIEELESDRRGFFAGAIGYFGAKGSMDTCIALRTALVKNDRMYVQAGAGVVIDSDPESEYQECRNKARALIRAAEEALRFAQKN; encoded by the coding sequence ATGCAGACCTATCCCGCGTTTGAAGAATTCAGGAAGAACCTGGAAACCGGGACACCGCAACTCGTTTGGACGACTCTTGTCACGGATCTCGAAACACCTGTATCGGCGTTCCTGAAGCTTGCTGATAGCCTGCCCTATTCCTTCCTGTTTGAATCCGTGGAAGGCGGCTCGACCATTGGCCGGTATTCCTTCATCACCTTGAAGCCGGACCTGATATGGAAAGCCTATCAGGGAGCATCGGAAATAAACCGCCAGGCACTTGAGAAACCCGATGCCTTTGAGCAGGAAAGTGGTAATCCGCTGGACAACCTGAAGCGCCTGGTTCGCGAATGCGAAGTCGATCTGCCCGAGCATCTGCCGCCCATGGCGACCAGTCTGATCGGCTACGTCGGTTACGACATGGTACGTTACATGGAAAAGCTGCCAGAGGAGAACCCTGATACTCTAGGGCTGCCGGAATCCTTCTTTGTCAGGCCTACAGTCACTGCCGTCTTCGACCGGGTTGAGGATGTTGTGACGATCCTGACCCCTGTCTGGCCGGCGGAGGAAATCAGTGCGGAAGAGGCCCATCAAGGAGCTCTTCAGCGGCTTCAAGCAATCATGGAGGATTTTGATAAGCCTCTAAACCGCAAGACAGAGCAAACAGACTTGCCACCGGTAACGCTGGATGTTGATGCCAACATCCCCAAGGAGCGCTATCTGGAGATGGTCGAGCAGGCGCGCGAATACATCGCGGCTGGCGATATCTATCAAGTTGTGCTTGGACAGCGATTCTCGGTTCCCTTCGACCTTCCGGCCTTTTCGCTCTATCGGGCCTTGCGGAGACTGAACCCCTCGCCTTTCCTGTTTTACCTGAACTTCGGTGACTTTTCCCTTGTTGGATCGTCCCCGGAGATACTGGTCAGACTGCGAGATGGAACAGTCACAATCCGCCCCCTTGCCGGCACACGCAAACGCGGCGCAACGCCGGCTGAAGACCGGGCCCTTGCAGAGGATTTGTTGAGCGACCCCAAGGAACGGGCAGAGCACCTGATGTTGCTCGATCTGGGACGCAATGACGTGGGACGCGTCTCGAAGATTGGTTCAGTCAAGGTGACCGAGAAATTCCAGATCGAATATTACAGCCATGTCATGCACATATCCTCGAACGTCGAGGGTCAGATTGCACCGCAGTATGATGCCATCGATGCCTTGATGGCCGGTTTTCCGGCCGGGACGGTTTCCGGCGCTCCGAAAGTTCGGGCCATGGAGGTCATCGAAGAACTGGAATCGGACCGTCGGGGTTTCTTTGCAGGTGCCATTGGATATTTCGGCGCCAAGGGCTCGATGGACACCTGCATTGCTCTCAGAACGGCATTGGTCAAGAATGACCGCATGTATGTTCAAGCTGGCGCCGGCGTCGTGATCGACAGTGATCCTGAATCCGAGTATCAGGAGTGCAGAAACAAGGCGCGCGCCTTGATACGTGCTGCCGAGGAAGCCTTGCGCTTTGCACAGAAAAACTGA
- a CDS encoding peptidyl-prolyl cis-trans isomerase produces the protein MGKLRGIIAKISLFVLLGLLILSFALWGVGDIFRGQQASDNVAVVGEREISSNAYRQAFMQAYNRQRQILGEDFTIDMARQIGLDRQVLEQLIADELLIQHAAKLGLVTTDKQIQEVIVSTPSFQNSEGEFDRLQFQQLLRSNQMSEAQLVASLRQDIPVNQISSALAAPLSVPQALKEQIKQYRDERRIADYIVIPRASMSDVEAPDEETLRSFYEERRDEFMAPEYRRISYIHLSPDVVRDTIGVDETRLRDEFEARKDEFSVPEERSVEQGLFDNQEAAREAYEALEAGGDFSTVIEETSGDSPIELGFVRSDDLPDSLANDVFDLEEGEVTPPLESSFGWHIIRVNEIREGNEPEFEEVRDQLREEVIEYEAVEATVTLANDLDDLLAGGAPLEEAAQEMNLDVQVIEAVDSEGRNREGETIENLPDRENFLSEAFSLSEGQESLLIETSSGDSYFVLQVDAVEDPAPRPFEEVANEIEGLWIREQREDQAYALAEELESQAAAGESLEDLAVENDLEVQETTALLRSDDGPSRDLVSQLFSLAEGEITLSQGSRGPIVARLKEIVPAAAENANEEDGVELETELQQGLGNDLETLFRRGLENEYEVTINEDRLQRAIPSY, from the coding sequence ATGGGCAAACTGCGTGGCATCATTGCCAAGATATCTCTCTTCGTGCTCCTTGGACTTCTGATCCTGAGCTTTGCACTCTGGGGCGTGGGAGACATCTTCCGCGGACAGCAAGCCTCTGACAACGTTGCCGTTGTCGGCGAGCGCGAAATTTCCAGCAACGCCTACCGCCAAGCCTTCATGCAGGCCTACAATCGGCAAAGGCAGATCCTGGGGGAAGACTTCACGATTGATATGGCCAGGCAGATCGGACTGGACCGCCAGGTGCTGGAACAATTGATCGCAGATGAACTCTTGATTCAGCATGCAGCCAAGCTCGGTCTGGTCACCACGGACAAGCAGATACAGGAAGTGATCGTATCCACGCCGTCATTCCAGAACAGTGAGGGCGAGTTTGACCGACTGCAATTCCAGCAACTCCTGCGCAGCAACCAGATGAGTGAGGCGCAACTCGTTGCGTCATTGCGTCAGGACATTCCTGTCAATCAGATATCCTCAGCCTTGGCTGCACCACTGAGTGTTCCCCAGGCACTTAAGGAACAGATCAAACAGTATCGAGACGAGCGGCGTATCGCGGATTACATCGTCATTCCTCGCGCAAGCATGAGTGACGTTGAGGCGCCCGATGAAGAAACGCTGCGCAGTTTCTATGAAGAACGACGCGATGAATTCATGGCGCCGGAATATCGGCGGATTTCCTATATCCACCTGTCGCCTGATGTTGTGCGAGACACCATTGGTGTTGATGAAACCAGGCTGCGCGACGAGTTTGAAGCCAGGAAGGACGAGTTCAGCGTTCCGGAAGAGCGCTCCGTCGAGCAGGGTCTCTTCGATAACCAGGAGGCAGCCCGGGAAGCCTATGAAGCACTAGAGGCGGGAGGGGACTTTTCGACCGTCATTGAGGAAACCAGTGGAGATTCCCCCATCGAATTGGGGTTCGTTCGCTCGGATGACCTGCCTGACAGCCTTGCCAATGACGTCTTCGATCTTGAGGAAGGAGAGGTTACACCACCGCTTGAGAGCTCTTTTGGCTGGCACATCATTCGCGTAAACGAGATTCGCGAAGGCAACGAGCCCGAGTTCGAAGAGGTTCGCGATCAACTGCGTGAGGAAGTCATCGAATATGAGGCTGTCGAAGCGACAGTCACCCTGGCGAACGACTTGGATGACCTGCTTGCAGGAGGGGCTCCCCTGGAAGAAGCCGCTCAGGAGATGAACCTGGATGTCCAGGTTATCGAAGCCGTTGATTCCGAAGGACGCAACCGGGAAGGCGAAACTATCGAGAACCTGCCTGATCGCGAAAACTTTCTTTCGGAAGCTTTCAGCCTCTCCGAGGGCCAGGAAAGCCTGTTGATCGAAACCTCCTCGGGGGACAGTTATTTTGTCCTGCAGGTCGATGCTGTTGAAGACCCTGCTCCCCGCCCCTTCGAGGAAGTTGCCAATGAGATTGAAGGCCTATGGATTCGTGAGCAGCGCGAGGACCAGGCCTATGCGCTTGCAGAAGAGTTGGAATCACAGGCCGCAGCAGGTGAGTCGCTTGAGGACCTTGCAGTAGAAAACGATCTGGAAGTACAGGAAACCACAGCCCTGCTGCGCTCCGATGATGGCCCCTCACGCGATCTTGTTTCACAGCTCTTCTCGCTTGCTGAGGGAGAGATTACCCTCAGCCAGGGATCGCGAGGTCCCATCGTTGCCCGTTTGAAAGAAATTGTTCCGGCTGCAGCCGAAAACGCGAATGAAGAGGACGGTGTAGAGCTTGAGACCGAATTGCAGCAGGGACTGGGCAATGACCTTGAGACGCTTTTCCGCCGTGGCCTGGAGAATGAGTATGAGGTCACGATAAACGAAGACCGCCTACAGCGTGCCATCCCATCCTATTGA
- the tpiA gene encoding triose-phosphate isomerase, with the protein MEELRARQATRQHMGVAMRQKLIAGNWKMNGLSDEGLRLAEGIVDRRLRAMEFGNETGRSCELLICPPFTLLSQIRPILGGTGIALGAQDCHSETSGAHTGDISAGMLSDVGCGYVIVGHSERRQNHGESDAIVRAKANAALQAGLTPIVCIGETDSQREQGQTQDVLHSQMKGSLPDMKGRDATSLVIAYEPVWAIGTGKSAAVQDVIDAHEGIRSHLAERYGSGLAQGVRVLYGGSVKPENAADLLSLDNVDGALVGGASLKVEDFWAIATSCP; encoded by the coding sequence ATGGAAGAGCTGCGTGCTAGACAGGCAACACGACAACACATGGGAGTTGCAATGAGGCAGAAGCTGATTGCTGGTAACTGGAAAATGAATGGCCTGAGCGACGAAGGGTTACGTTTGGCCGAGGGTATTGTCGACCGCAGACTTCGCGCCATGGAATTCGGAAATGAAACAGGCCGATCCTGCGAGTTGTTGATATGCCCGCCCTTCACGCTCCTGTCGCAGATTCGTCCCATTCTGGGAGGAACCGGAATTGCGCTTGGCGCCCAGGACTGTCATTCGGAAACTTCCGGCGCGCATACAGGTGACATCAGTGCCGGGATGTTGAGTGATGTTGGCTGTGGATACGTGATTGTCGGGCATTCCGAACGTCGGCAGAACCATGGAGAAAGCGACGCCATTGTGCGTGCCAAGGCAAACGCGGCTCTGCAGGCCGGGCTCACTCCCATCGTCTGTATTGGTGAGACGGATTCCCAGCGGGAGCAGGGGCAGACCCAGGATGTCTTGCACTCCCAGATGAAAGGCAGCCTGCCCGATATGAAGGGGCGAGATGCAACATCACTGGTAATTGCCTATGAACCGGTCTGGGCGATTGGGACCGGAAAGTCTGCTGCTGTTCAGGACGTCATTGATGCACATGAAGGGATTCGCAGCCATTTGGCGGAACGTTACGGGTCTGGCCTTGCTCAAGGGGTCCGCGTGCTTTACGGAGGGTCCGTCAAGCCGGAAAATGCAGCTGATTTGCTGTCGCTGGACAATGTGGATGGTGCACTTGTTGGAGGCGCGAGCCTAAAAGTGGAAGATTTTTGGGCGATCGCCACATCTTGTCCCTAG